CGCGCGCTCGACCGGCTCGTGCCCGGGGCCGTCGCGCCCGCGGCGCTGCCCGACATCGCCCTCTCGCTCGGCGCCGACGTCCCGTTCTTCCTCCGCCCGCAGCCCGCGCGCGTGCGCGGCATCGGCGAGCGGATCGACCCGGCGCGCGGGCTCGGCGGGCTTCCGCTCGCGCTCGCGAATCCCGGGATTTCCCTTTCTACTGCGGACGTCTACGCGGCATGGGACGAGCGCGCGGCCGCGTTGACGCCCCCGGGCCCCCGGCCTACGATGCCGCCGGCTCACGGGCCGGAGATCGCAGCCGAGACGCTCTCGCGGCTGTTCGTCGGGGGCGAGTTCGTCGGAAGCGACGACGACCGGGCCCGCGTGCGGGCCGTGCTCGTCAACGATCTCCTCGCTCCGGCCGCCTCGCTCTGTCCCTCCATCGCGCGCCTGCTCGAGCAGCTCGAGTCGCTCGGGGCGCTCGCCGTCGGGATGTCGGGGAGCGGTGCGACCGTGTTCGGTGTGTTCGAGAGTCGCGGCCGCGCCGAGGCTGCCGTCGCTCGCGGCACGTTCCCGCCGCCGGTGTGGGCGCGCGCGGTGATCACGCTTGCGTCGGCGTAGCCCGTCCTCGAGAAGGTCGGAGATGGGGCGTCGCCAAATGGTAAGGCAGCGGCCTTTGGAGCCGCCACTTGCAGGTTCGAGTCCTGCCGCCCCAACCACCTCGATCCGCGAACGCGTGACACCGACGCGGCGCGCGGCGGGCGCGGGGCGACGAGCGCAGGACGAGCGAGACAAGCACGCGAGGCGAGCGAATGCAGAACATCACGCTGTTCACCGGCAACGCGAACCCGAAGCTCGCGCAGGACATCGCCGCCTATCTCGGCATCCAGCTCGGCAAGGCCGAGGTCGGGACGTTCAGCGACGGCGAGTGCTCGGTCGACGTCCTCGAGAACGTGCGCGGGCGCGACGTGTTCGTGATCCAGCCGACGTGCGCGCCCGCGAACACCCACCTCATGGAGCTGCTCGTGATGACGGACGCGCTGCGCCGCGCCTCGGCGCGCCGCATCACGGCCGTCATCCCGTACTACGGGTACGCGCGCCAGGATCGCAAGGCGCGCCCGCGCGCGCCGATCACCGCGAAGCTCGTCGCCAACCTGATCACGACGTCCGGCTGCGACCGCGCACTCTGCCTCGACCTGCACGCGGGTCAGATCCAGGGCTTCTTCGACATCCCCGTCGACAACCTCTACGCGACGCCCGTGCTGCTGCAGGCCATCCGCGAGAAGGTGCGCGGCGACCTCACGATCATCTCGCCCGACGCCGGCGGCGTCGAGCGCGCGCGCGCCTTCGCGAAGCGCCTCGACGCGACGCTCGCGATCATCGACAAGCGGCGCGAGCGCGCGAACGTGTCCGAGGTGATGCACATCATCGGCGACGTCGCGGGCCGCACGTGCGTGATCGTCGACGACATGGTCGACACCGCGGGCACGCTCACGGAGGCGGCGCGCTGCCTGAAGGAGGAGGGCGCTGCCTCGGTCTCCGCGGCGATCACGCACCCCGTCCTCTCGGGCCCCGCGATCAAGCGCATCAACGAGTCGCCGCTCGAGCTGCTGATCACGACCGACACGATTCCGCTGCGCCCCGACGTCGAGTCCTCGAAGATCCACGTCGTCACGGTCGCGCGTCAGCTCGGCGAAGCGATTCGCCGCATCAACAACGAAGAGAGCGTGAGCTCGCTGTTCGTCTAGGTCCGCGCGTCGCGCGGGCGAGGAGAAGGTCGTGAGTCAGTTGAGCGTCGAGGTCCGCGAGAGCCGGGGCAAGGGCGTCGCCCGCAAGCTGCGCGCGCAGGGCCGCATTCCCGCCGTGATGTACGGCCAGGGCAAGCAGCCCCTGGCGCTCGCGCTCGAGCCCCGCGCGCTCGAGAAGCTGCTCGCGAGCGAGGGCCACAACGCGCTCTTCGACCTCGCGGGCCCCGGCGTCGGCAAGCGCACGGTGCTGGTGAAGGAGCTGCAGCGCGACCCCGTGCGCGGCGACCTCCTTCACGCCGACCTGTTCGAGATCGACGCGAACGAGACGATCGTGGTGTCCGTCGCGCTGCACCTCGTCGGCACGCCGGTGGGCGTCAGCATGGACGGCGGAATCGTCGACCACTCGCTGCGCGAGATCGAGATCGAGTGCCTCCCGCGCGCGATCCCGGAGCGCATCGACGTCGACATCGCGAACATGCAGCTCGGCGACGCGCTGCACGTCTCCGACATCGCGCTGCCCGAGGGCGTCGAGCTCATGACGCACGGCGAGCTCGCGGTCGTCTCCGTGATCGCGGCGAAGGCCGAGGAGGCCGCGCCCGCGGTCGAGGCCGCCCCGACCGAAGAGGCGGCGAAGCCGGCCGGCGACTAACGACGGGGCGCGGGCGCTCGCCGCCCGCCGACGCGACGCGCACCGCCATGCAGCTCCTGGTCGGACTCGGCAACCCCGGCCCGCGCTACGAGGGAACGCGCCACAACGCGGGCTTCGAGGTCGTGCGCGCCGTCGCGGCGCGCGCGGGTGCCGCGTGGCGCGACGATGGGCCGCTCCGTGCACGGTCGGCGGCGCTCCGCGTCGGCGACGACGAAGCCCTCCTGCTGCTTCCCCAGACCTTCATGAACCGTTCGGGCGAGAGCGTCCGCGCCGCGGTCGAGGCGTTGCGTCTCGACCCCGCGCGCGACCTGCTCGTCGTGTTCGACGACCTCGACCTCGGGCTCGGTCGTCTGCGGCTTCGCGCCGCCGGCGGCTGCGGCGGCCACCGCGGAATGGAGAGCATCGCCGACGCGCTCGGCACGACGGCGTTCCCGCGGCTGCGCTTCGGAATTGGCCGCCCACGAGCCGGCGGAGATGTGGTCGAATGGGTGTTGTCGCGCTTCGACGACGCCGAGCGCGCCGCGTTCGGGTCGGCGGTCGAGCGCGCGGCCGACGCGGTGCACGCGGTATGGAGCGACGGCATCGAGCGCGCGATGGAGCGCGTCAATCGCGCGCCGACGGCCGAGCCGGCGCCCGACGGACGCGGCGACGCGCGGGCGTCGGCGGACGCGCGCGGCGGCGAGCGCGAGGGCTGAAAGGACGGTTCGGTACGTGAGTGAGTCGTCCCGCGGCGCGTTCGTCACGTTCCTGCTCGAGTTCTCGATCCCGCTGCTCGCCGGCGTCGTCGTCGCGCTCGCGGCGGCCAACCTCGCGCACGAGACCTACGAGCACCTGCTCCACGCGCCGTGGGGGCCGCTCGCGGTCTTCGGCCACGCGCTCGACCTGCACTTCGTCGCGAACGAGATCTTCATGGTGTTCTTCTTCGGCATCGCCGCGAAGGAGATCACGGAGTCGGTGCTTCCCGGCGGCAGCCTGAACCCGCCGCGCAAGGCCATGAACCCGCTGTTCTCGACGCTCGGCGGCGTGCTCGGGCCGATCGCCGTGTTCTTCGCCGGCCTCTCGGCGTGTCACGCCCTCGACGTCTTCGGCCCGAGCCCCGACTGGCCGCTGCTCTCGCGCGGCTGGGGCATCCCGACCGCCACCGACATCGCGCTCGCGTGGCTGTGCGCGCGGTTCGTGTTCGGTCGCGGCCACCCGGCGATCGACTTCCTGCTGCTGCTCGCGATCGCGGACGACGCGATCGGGCTCGTGATCATCGCCGTCTTCTACGGGAACCCCGCGGAGCCGACGAACCCCGCGTTCCTCGGGCTCGTGCTCGCGGCGATGGCCGTCGCGTTCGGCCTGCGGCGCGCGGGCGTGCGCGCGTGGCTGCCCTACGTCGCGCTCGCGGGGCCGATCGCGTGGAGCGGGCTCCTGCTCGCGCACCTCCATCCCGCACTCGCGCTCTGCTTCGTCGTGCCGTTCATGCCGGCGCCGCGGCGCGACACGGGGCTCTTCCGCGCCGACGACGAGATCGCGCGCATGGGCGAGCCGCTCGCGACCGACCTCCGCATGCGGCGCTCGACGCTCGAGGAGTTCGAGCACGCGTTCAAGCTGCCCGTCGACCTCGGCCTCTTCTTCTTCGCCTTCGCGAACGCGGGCGTCGCGTTCGCCGACATCGGGCCGATGACGTGGCTCGTGCTCGGTGCGCTCGTGGTGGGCAAGCTGGTCGGCATCTCGCTGTTCGGCTCGATCGCGGCGTGGCTCGGCTTCCCGCTCCCGACCGGGATGGCGCGCCGCGACCTCTACATGGCGGGCTTCATCGCGGCGCTCGGCCTGACCGTCGCGCTCTTCGTGGCCACCGCGGCCTTCCGCGACCCGGTGCTCCAGGGCCAGGCGAAGATGGGCGCGCTCTTCTCGGGCGTGGTCGGGCTCGTCGCGGTCGCGCTCGGCCGCGCGCTCGGCATGGGAGGGCGCACGCCCGACTCCTGATCGTCCGGTCTTCATTGATGTGAACGAACCGGACAATTCGCGCATTGACCGGTGACCGAGCCGGACATACCGTCCGGCGATGGCCGAGCCCTCCGCCGAAAGATCCGGACGCGCCGTGCCGCCCGCCTACCGGCGGATCGCGGCCTCGATCCGCGCGCGCATCGAGGCGGGCGAGCTCGCACCGGGCGACCGTCTCGCGCCGATCCGCGCACTCGCGGACGAGCTCGGCGTCCACCGCGACACGGTCTCGCAGGCCTACGAGACGCTGCGCGCCCAGGGGCTCGTCGAGAGCGGCGTCGGGCGCGGCACGTTCGTCGCGCCCTCGCTCGGCGTGCGCGCGGCGCCGACGGCGCCCGCCGCGTCGCTCGCGTTCGCGCCGACCACCGAGGAGCTGCTCGCGTTCGACGCCGGCCGCCCGCGCTTCCCGAGCGTCGCGCTCGGCGGCGCGCCGGATGCGGAGCCGTCGCGCCGCGTCGAGAGCGGCACTGCGCCGCGCGAGATCGTCGCGCTCCACAAGCTCGTTCCCGACCCCGCGCTCTACCCGGCGGCCGCCTTCCGGCGCGCGCTCCACGAGGTGCTCGGCGAGACGGGGCCGGAGCTGCTGCTCTACGGCGGCGCACAGGGACACGTCGGGCTGCGCGAGGCCATCGCGCGCAGGCTCGCCGCCGCCGGCGCACCCGACGCGCGTGCCGACGACGTCGTGCTCTGCCACGGCGCGTCGCAGGGCATCGCGCTCGCGCTGCGCGTGTTCGCGAGTGCGGGCGATGCGGTCGCGGTCGAAGTGCCCACGTACGCGAACGTGCTCGCGACGCTGGTCGCGCTCGGCGTGCGCGCGGAGCCCGTGCCCATGCAGCGCGAGGGGACGGGTGCCGCGCCCGACCTCGACGCGCTCGACCGCGCGCTCGCCCGGCCCGACGTGCGCGCGTTCTACACGATCCCCACGTTCCACAACCCGCTCGGCACGTCGACGGATCTCGCGCACCGCCGCGCGCTCGTCGGGATCGCCGCGCGCCACGGCAAGCCCGTCATCGAGGACGCGTTCGAGATGGACCTCCGCTACGAAGGCGGGCCCGTGCCGTCGCTCGCCGCGGTCGACGACGCGGGGCTCGTCGTGCAGCTCCTGTCGTTCTCGAAGTCGCTCTTCCCGGGCGTGCGCGCCGGCGCGATCGCCGCGCGCGGGCGCGTCGTCGACGCGCTCGTCGCGCTCAAGCACGCGACCGACCTGTCGGACTCGCTGCCGCTCCAGGCCGCGCTCGCGCGCCTGCTCGAGAGCGGCGCCTACGATCGCCACCTCGCGAAGCTGCGCCGCGAGCTGCGCGCGCGGCGCGACGCGATGCTCGCCGCCCTCGAGCGCCACATGCCCGAGGGCACGACGTGGACGCGACCGTCCGGCGGCTACCAGCTCTGGGTCGACCTGCCGCGCGAGCCGCACGCGATCGACGCGCGCGACCTGCTCGCCGACGCGGCGCGCGAGGGCGTGCTGTTCGCGCCGGGCTCCGAGTTCGCGCCCGGGCGCCCGCCGTCGGGCGGGCTGCGCCTCACCGTCGCGCAGGCCGGCCCCGCGGCGATCGAACGCGGCATCGCGGCGCTCGCGCGCGTCGTGCGCGCGCACCAGGGCGAGGATCGCGCGGCCCGCCAGTCGGCGGCCGTACAGCTGTGACGAACCCCATCCCCACGGAGGAAGCGAGATGACGAACGGAAGCGCGAACGGCGCCGGACGCACCGGGGCCGAGGCCTTCGAGCTCAAGGTCGGCCTGGCCGAGATGCTCAAGAACGGCGTGATCATGGACGTGACGACCGCCGACCAGGCGAAGATCGCCGAGGAGGCGGGCGCGTGCGCGGTGATGGCGCTCGAGCGCGTGCCGGCCGACATCCGGCGCGACGGCGGCGTCGCGCGCATGAGCGCGGTCGAGATGATCGCCGAGATCCAGAAGACGGTGTCGATCCCGGTGATGGCGAAGGTGCGCATCGGGCACATCGTCGAGGCGCAGCTGCTCGAGGCGCTCGGCGTCGACTTCATCGACGAGAGCGAGGTGCTGACGCCGGCCGACGACCAGCACCACATCGACAAGCACGCCTTCAAGAGCCCGTTCGTGTGCGGCTGCCGCAACCTCGGCGAAGCGCTGCGCCGCATCGGCGAGGGCGCCGCGATGATGCGCACGAAGGGCGAGGCCGGGAGCGGCAACATCGTCGAGGCCGTGCGCCACCTGCGCACGGTCAACGGCGACATGCGCGCCGTGCAGGCGCTGCGGCCCGAGGAGCTGATGACGAAGGCGAAGGAGCTCGGCGCGCCGTACGACCTCGTGCGCTACGTGCACGCGCACGGCCGGCTGCCGGTGCCGAACTTCGCCGCCGGCGGCGTCGCGACGCCCGCCGACGCCGCGCTCTGCCGCGTGCTCGGTGCCGAGGCCGTGTTCGTCGGCTCGGGCATCTTCAAGAGCGCCGACCCCGCCGCGCGCGCGAAGGCGATCGTGCACGCGTGCACGCACTGGGACGACCCGCGCGAGGTGCTCGAGGCGAGCCGCGGGCTCGGTCGCGCGATGGAAGGCATCGAGATGGAGACGCTCGCCGAGCACGAGCGCCTCGCGAACCGCGGCTGGTAGCGCGCGGGGCGGGAGCGGAACGGGGTCGAGCGGGCAGGGCGGGACGTGAAGCGCGTCGGCATCCTCGCGATCCAGGGCGACGTCGAGGCGCACGCGGCCGCGCTCGCGCGCTGCGGCGCCGAGCCCGTGCGCGTGCTCCACGCGCGCGAGCTCGACGCGCTCGACGGCCTCGTGCTGCCGGGCGGCGAGTCGACGACGATCTCGAAGGGCATCGCGCGCCTCGCGCTCGCCGAGCCGCTGCGCGCCTTCGCGCGCAGCGGCCGTCCCGTGCTCGGCACGTGCGCGGGCGCGATCCTGCTCGCGCGCGGGGTGCGCAACCACCCCGTGCCGACGCTCGGCCTCCTCGACGCCACCGCCGTGCGCAACGCCTACGGCACCCAGGTCGACTCGTTCGCCGCGCCCGCCGACCCCGGCGGCGCGCTCCCCGGGCTGCGCTGCGTGTTCATCCGCGCCCCGCGCCTCGAGCAGCTCGGCCCGGCCGTCGAGACGCTCGTCCGCGTCGACGGCGCGCCCGTCCTCGTGCGCGAAGGCGGCATCCTCGCCGCGACCTTCCACCCCGAGCTCACCGACGACGCGCGCGTGCACGCGCTCGTCGTGGAGGCGGCGGGGGCCTAGGCGCGACGCCGCGCGGGCCCGTCGTCGTCGGCCCGGCCGCGCGGCGGGGCCGACGACGACGGGCCCGCTTGCGCGCGTCGCCGCCCCCGCGCTACACCCCCGCCCTCACAGCCGCCCGCGCGCGCCCGGGGCCGCGGGCTCCATCGACGCTCACTCAGTCCTCGCGCGCCTGCCGCTCGCACCCGCCGCGGCAGGGGGGCCCACATCGGGCCGGACGGCGAGGGCTCGGACCCGAGGGTCCGTCCACGAGGAGGCATTGTGCGGGAATACGAGACCATGTTCGTCGTGCAGCCGGAGATCTCCGACGAGGGATCGGCGGCCATCCTCGCCCGGCTCGACGCCGAGCTCGAGAAGGCGGGCTCCGTGCGCCTGCTCTGCGAGGACTGGGGCAAGCGCAAGCTCGCCTACGAGATCGAGAACTTCCACAAGGGCCACTACCGCATCCTGCGCTTCCTCGACGACGGCCAGGTGATCCCGCCGCTCGAGCGCGCGCTGCGTTTCGAAGAGTCGGTGCTGCGCTTCCTCACGGTGCTCGTGGAGGAGGAGGTCACCGACATCGAGGCGCGGAAGGCGCGCGCCGCGATCGAGGAGCAGGAGCAGGAGAAGCGCGCGGCCGAGCGCGCGGAGCGCGAGGCGGAGGAGGCGCGCAAGCGCGCCGAGCAGGACCGCGCGCGCGAGGACGACGACGACTCGGGCGACGCGGACGACGACGACGACGCGCGCGGCGACGAGGAGGAGTGAGCATGAGCGAATCGAACTCGGGCGACGGGCCGAAGACCACGGTTCCCGGCATCCCTCCGACGGGTGACCTCCGCAAGCCGCGCCCCGGCGGCGACGGTCCGCCGCGCGGCGACCGCGACGGCGGCGGCTACCGCGGCGGTGACCGCGGCGGCGACCGCGAAGGCGGCTTCGGCGGTGGTGGGGGCGGCTACCGCGGCGGCGATCGCGAGGGCGGCTTCGGCGGCGGCGGTGGCGGATTCCGCGGCGGCGACCGCGAGGGCGGCTTCGGCGGTGGCGGCGGTGGCTTCCGCGGCGGCGACCGCGACGGCGGCGGCTTCCGCGGCCGCCGCGACGACCGGCCGCGCCCCCCGCAGACCGTGAAGGCGCGCCTGCGCGCGAAGGCCCGCAAGAAGGCGCGCAAGCAGAAGAAGAAGATGTTCCAGCGCCGGAAGGTCTGCCGCTTCTGCGCGGACAAGAAGCTGGCCATCGACTACAAGGAGCCGAAGACGCTGCGCCTCTTCCTCACGGAGACGGGCAAGCTCATCCCGCGGCGCATCTCGGGCAACTGCGCGAAGCACCAGCGTCCGCTGTCGCTCGCGGTCAAGCGCGCACGGCACGTCGCGCTGCTCCCCTACTCGACGAGCCACATCTAGGAGGGCGTGCCGTGGGCAAGGTGAAGGTGATCCTGCGCGAGGACATGCCGAAGCTCGGCGACGCGGGCGACGTCGTCGAGGTGAAGCCCGGCTACGCGCGCAACTACCTCATTCCGCAGGGCATCGCGCTGCCGGCGACGGCGGCGCGCGTGAACGAGATCGAGCACCACCGGCGCATCATCGCCGAGCGCCAGGCCGCGCTGCTGAAGGACCTGAAGGCGGCGGCCACGAAGATCCGCGCGATGGACCTCTCGTTCGAGGCGCACGCGGGCGACGCCGGCAAGCTCTTCGGGTCGATCACGCCGGCGATGATCGCGGCGCGCATCGCCGAGCAGGGCATCGAGCTCGACCGGCGCAAGATCCAGAGCGAGCCGATCAAGTCCGTCGGCGAGCACGCGATCAAGATCCGGCTGCAGAAGGAGCTCGTCGTCGACGTGAAGATCCAGGTCACGGCGGCGGCCGCGCCCGACGCGGACGCCGACGCGGACGCACTGCTCGCCGAGGAGCCCGAGCCGATCGGCTTCGGCTCGATGGACGAGTACTAGCCGGCGCGCGAACGCCGTTTTCCGGATCGAAGGGGCCCGGGCGTCGCACGCGACACCCGGGCCTCGCTGCTTCGCGCATCGCGCGCGCCGTCGACGCGATCGCACCGACGCTCCGCGTCGCTTCGCGGGTATACTCGCGCGGCTGCGTTCGTCGTCGGTCGTCGCGTCGCCATCGCGGCTCTGATGCTTCGCGAGCCTCCTCGCCGCGCGGTCGCGCTGCGCGAGGGGCGGCGTCGCTCGGGGCGGCGTCGGCTCGGAGTCCGGAGCGCGGCGCGAGCCCGCCGGAGCTCGACGTGGGCCCCGCCGGAGCGCTGCAGGAGGGGAGGGGGATGTCGCTCACCGGCGACGTGATCGGCCGCGGCGGTGCGCCCTTCGCGCGCGACGGCGCCGGGGACCGACGCCGGCGCGGCGAGCGCGCGGGCGCGGCGGGCGACGTCGCGGGTCGCGTCCCGCCGAGCGACGTCGAGGCCGAGAAGGCCGTGCTGTCCGCGATCATGATCGATCCGGACGTCTTCCATCAGGTCTTCGACCAGCTCTCGCCCGACGACTTCTACCACCCGGCCCACCAGGTGCTGTACCGCGCGATGATCACGCTGCGCGATCGCAGCCAGCCGGTCGACATCGTCGTGCTCGCCGACCACCTGCGCGCCGAGGCGCAGCTCGAGGCGGTGGGCGGCGCCGCCGTCCTCGCCGAGATCAGCGACTTCGAGGCGACGCCGGCGAACGCCGGGCACTACGCGGCGATCGTGCGCGACTGCGCGGTCAAGCGGCGCCTCATCCACGTGGCGAGCGAGATCGTCGCGGCGGGCTTCGACGCGACGGAGCCTTCGAGCCAGCTGCTCGACGTCGCGGAGAGCCGCATCTTCGAGCTGTCGCAGACGCACGCGAAGAGCTCGCTCGCGCCGCTCGACGAGAAGCTCGACGACGCGTTCAACCACATCGAGATGCTGATGACGCGGGGCGGCGACCTGACCGGCTGCCCCACCGGCTTCCGCGAGCTCGACAAGATGACGGGCGGCCTGCAGCCCGGCGACCTCGTGATCGTCGCGGCGCGCCCCTCGATGGGCAAGACGGCGCTCACGCTCAACATCGCGCGCAACGCGGCGCTCCTGCACGACAAGCACGTCGCCGTCTTCTCGCTCGAGATGACGACGCGCTCGCTCGTCATGCGGCTGCTCTCGTCCGAGGCCCAGATCGACTTCTCGCTCTTCCACAAGGGCATGATCTCGGTCGACGCGCACAAGCGGCTCGTGGAGGCGGCGGGCAACCTGTCGCGCGCGGGGCTGTGGATCGACGAGACGGCCGGGCCGACCGTGCTCGAGATGCGCGCGAAGTGCCGTCGGCTGCACGCACAGCAGGGGCTCGACCTCGTGATCGTCGACTACCTGCAGCTCGCGCACGGCGACGGGCGCATCGACAGCCGCGAGCAGGAGATCAGCCAGATCAGCCGCGGCCTGAAGGGGCTCGCGAAGGAGCTGAACATCCCGGTCATCGCGCTCTCGCAGCTCAACCGCGGCCCCGAGTCGCGCGGCGCGGAGGACAAGCGCCCGATGCTGTCGGACCTGCGCGAGTCGGGCGCGATCGAGCAGGACGCCGACGTGATCGGCTTCATCTATCGCGACGTCGTCTACAACAAGGCGACGGAGTATCCCGACAAGGCGGAGCTCATCATCGCCAAGCAGCGCAACGGCCCCGTCGGCACCGTGCCGCTCAAGTTCGAGGGGCGTTTCGCGCGCTTCACCGACTGGGAGCAGGACGACTTCGACGAGCCCTACGGCCACAGCACGTTCGGCGGCATGGACGCGGGCTACGGCGGCGCCGGCGACGCGGACGAGCCGTTCTAGTGCGCGCGACGGGAGCGCATCGCTAGGTGCCGAGGCTCGTCCGAGCGCGCGCCGTCGCGCGCGGCGCGCGCATCGGCATCGCCGCGCCGGCGGCGCGCGTCGACCGCGACGCGCTCGAGGCCGGTGAGCAGCTCGTGCGCGAGCTCGGCTACGAGCCCGTGCGGCGCGGCGACCCGACCGCCGCCTGCGGCTACTTCGCGGGCGACGACGCGCGCCGCGCGCGCGAGCTCGCCGACCTGTGGAGCGACCCGGGCATCGCGGCCGTGCTGTGCGCGCGCGGCGGCTACGGCTGCCACCGCTACGCGGATCGCCTCGACGCGGCGCTCGTGCGCGCCGCGCGCAAGCCGCTCGTCGGCTACAGCGACGTCACGACGCTGCTGCTCTGGCAGCGTCGCGCGGCGGGCCTCACGGGCGTGCACGGGCCCATGCTCGAGCGCGCGGGCGACGCCCAGCGCGACGCGCTCGCGCGCGCGTTCGCGCTGCTCGAGGGCGAGGTGCCCGCGCCGATGCAGGGCCGCGGCGTGCGCGGCGCGCGCGTCGAGGGGCGCCTCACCGGCGGCTCGCTCACGCTCGTCGCGGCGAGCCTCGGGACGCCGTGGGAGGTCGACACGCGCGGCGCCATCCTGCTGCTCGAGGACGTGAACGAGGCGCCGTTCCGCATCGACCGCATGCTGCAGTCGCTGCGCGTCGCCGGGAAGCTCGCGGCGTGCGAGGGCATCGCGCTGGGCGCGATGGTAGGCTGCGACGACGCGCGCCATCCCGACTGGACGGTCGAACGCATCGTCGCCGAGTGCGCCGAGGCGCTCGGCCTGCCGCTCGTCACCGGGCTTCCGTTCGGTCACGTCGAGGACAACCGCGCGTGGACGCTCGGCGCGCGCGCCGCGCTCGACCCCGAGCGCGGCACACTCGCGCAGCTCGAATCGGGGGTGAGCCGGAGATCATGACGAGCTCGATCGGCACGACGGACGCGCCGCGATGAAGTGGAGCGTCATCAAGCGCAAGCTCGCCAAGGTCGACCGCCTGCTCGACAAGGCGATCGATGCGGCGGAGATGCCCGGCGCGGTGGTCTACGCGCGCATGCACCGCGACGGCGAGCTGCTCGAGCACGTCTCGGAGCGCGGCTTCGCGGTCGTGCGGCCGGAGCGCATCGCGATGCGGCGCGAGACGGTCTTCGACGTCGCGTCGCTGACGAAGCCCGTCGCGACGGCGACGGCCATCGCGCTGCTCGCGCACGACGGGAAGCTCGGCATCGACGATCCGGTCGCGAGCGTGCTGCCGGTGTTCGCGCAGGCGGACAAGGAGGCGGTGACGTTCCGCCACCTGCTCACGCACTCGGCCGGCCTGCGCCCCTGGCGCCCCTTCCACGAGGAGCTCCGCGCGCGCGAGAAGAAGAGCTTCGATCGGCTCGTGCAGACGCCGGCCGGCCGCGAGTGGATCGTCGACCGCGTGCTGCGCTCGAACCTCGTGCACGCGACCGGCGAGGCCGCCGTGTACGGCGACCTCGACTTCATCGTGCTCGGCGCAGCGGTCGAGGCGGCGAGCGGGCAGCGCCTCGACGCGTTCTGCCGCGAGCGCATCTTCGGCCCGCTCGGGCTCGCGAACACGTTCTTCGTGCCGCTCCCCGAGGACGGCGCGCCGATCGAGGTGCCCGACGCCGAGCGCCGACGCCATGCGGCGACCGAGAACTGCCCGTGGCGCGACCGCATCCTGTGGGGCGAGGTGCACGACCCGAACGCCTCGGCGATGGGAGGCGTGGCCGGCCACGCCGGGCTCTTCTC
This genomic interval from Myxococcota bacterium contains the following:
- a CDS encoding 4-(cytidine 5'-diphospho)-2-C-methyl-D-erythritol kinase, which produces MPVLELVAPAKVNLGLRITGRRPDGYHTLDSLFAPLDLGDRVRVELGTCAPGDASGSRIALAVRGLGADALPADASNLAARAAHAFLRAAGMRAELAIDLEKRVPSGAGLGGGSSDAAAVLRALDRLVPGAVAPAALPDIALSLGADVPFFLRPQPARVRGIGERIDPARGLGGLPLALANPGISLSTADVYAAWDERAAALTPPGPRPTMPPAHGPEIAAETLSRLFVGGEFVGSDDDRARVRAVLVNDLLAPAASLCPSIARLLEQLESLGALAVGMSGSGATVFGVFESRGRAEAAVARGTFPPPVWARAVITLASA
- a CDS encoding Na+/H+ antiporter NhaA, producing the protein MSESSRGAFVTFLLEFSIPLLAGVVVALAAANLAHETYEHLLHAPWGPLAVFGHALDLHFVANEIFMVFFFGIAAKEITESVLPGGSLNPPRKAMNPLFSTLGGVLGPIAVFFAGLSACHALDVFGPSPDWPLLSRGWGIPTATDIALAWLCARFVFGRGHPAIDFLLLLAIADDAIGLVIIAVFYGNPAEPTNPAFLGLVLAAMAVAFGLRRAGVRAWLPYVALAGPIAWSGLLLAHLHPALALCFVVPFMPAPRRDTGLFRADDEIARMGEPLATDLRMRRSTLEEFEHAFKLPVDLGLFFFAFANAGVAFADIGPMTWLVLGALVVGKLVGISLFGSIAAWLGFPLPTGMARRDLYMAGFIAALGLTVALFVATAAFRDPVLQGQAKMGALFSGVVGLVAVALGRALGMGGRTPDS
- the pth gene encoding aminoacyl-tRNA hydrolase; its protein translation is MQLLVGLGNPGPRYEGTRHNAGFEVVRAVAARAGAAWRDDGPLRARSAALRVGDDEALLLLPQTFMNRSGESVRAAVEALRLDPARDLLVVFDDLDLGLGRLRLRAAGGCGGHRGMESIADALGTTAFPRLRFGIGRPRAGGDVVEWVLSRFDDAERAAFGSAVERAADAVHAVWSDGIERAMERVNRAPTAEPAPDGRGDARASADARGGEREG
- a CDS encoding ribose-phosphate pyrophosphokinase, which codes for MQNITLFTGNANPKLAQDIAAYLGIQLGKAEVGTFSDGECSVDVLENVRGRDVFVIQPTCAPANTHLMELLVMTDALRRASARRITAVIPYYGYARQDRKARPRAPITAKLVANLITTSGCDRALCLDLHAGQIQGFFDIPVDNLYATPVLLQAIREKVRGDLTIISPDAGGVERARAFAKRLDATLAIIDKRRERANVSEVMHIIGDVAGRTCVIVDDMVDTAGTLTEAARCLKEEGAASVSAAITHPVLSGPAIKRINESPLELLITTDTIPLRPDVESSKIHVVTVARQLGEAIRRINNEESVSSLFV
- the pdxS gene encoding pyridoxal 5'-phosphate synthase lyase subunit PdxS, which translates into the protein MTNGSANGAGRTGAEAFELKVGLAEMLKNGVIMDVTTADQAKIAEEAGACAVMALERVPADIRRDGGVARMSAVEMIAEIQKTVSIPVMAKVRIGHIVEAQLLEALGVDFIDESEVLTPADDQHHIDKHAFKSPFVCGCRNLGEALRRIGEGAAMMRTKGEAGSGNIVEAVRHLRTVNGDMRAVQALRPEELMTKAKELGAPYDLVRYVHAHGRLPVPNFAAGGVATPADAALCRVLGAEAVFVGSGIFKSADPAARAKAIVHACTHWDDPREVLEASRGLGRAMEGIEMETLAEHERLANRGW
- a CDS encoding 50S ribosomal protein L25, which codes for MSQLSVEVRESRGKGVARKLRAQGRIPAVMYGQGKQPLALALEPRALEKLLASEGHNALFDLAGPGVGKRTVLVKELQRDPVRGDLLHADLFEIDANETIVVSVALHLVGTPVGVSMDGGIVDHSLREIEIECLPRAIPERIDVDIANMQLGDALHVSDIALPEGVELMTHGELAVVSVIAAKAEEAAPAVEAAPTEEAAKPAGD
- a CDS encoding PLP-dependent aminotransferase family protein, whose translation is MAEPSAERSGRAVPPAYRRIAASIRARIEAGELAPGDRLAPIRALADELGVHRDTVSQAYETLRAQGLVESGVGRGTFVAPSLGVRAAPTAPAASLAFAPTTEELLAFDAGRPRFPSVALGGAPDAEPSRRVESGTAPREIVALHKLVPDPALYPAAAFRRALHEVLGETGPELLLYGGAQGHVGLREAIARRLAAAGAPDARADDVVLCHGASQGIALALRVFASAGDAVAVEVPTYANVLATLVALGVRAEPVPMQREGTGAAPDLDALDRALARPDVRAFYTIPTFHNPLGTSTDLAHRRALVGIAARHGKPVIEDAFEMDLRYEGGPVPSLAAVDDAGLVVQLLSFSKSLFPGVRAGAIAARGRVVDALVALKHATDLSDSLPLQAALARLLESGAYDRHLAKLRRELRARRDAMLAALERHMPEGTTWTRPSGGYQLWVDLPREPHAIDARDLLADAAREGVLFAPGSEFAPGRPPSGGLRLTVAQAGPAAIERGIAALARVVRAHQGEDRAARQSAAVQL